Genomic segment of Caproiciproducens sp. NJN-50:
ATACCGATTGTTAATTTCAAAATGTTTTAAACACTTTCAACACAGTTATCAACATCTTGTTCTTGACAAGATACGATCAACGATATTTTGTGACGGCCTGTGCAAGATATCCTTTTCGCTTGAAATGAGAAAACACCGCCGGAACTGACGGCGGTGTTTTCCGTTTGGTGAAACGACCAAATCAGAGAAGGAACTTCTCCTGCTGTTCGCGGCAGAGGGAATCCCAGCGGCAGTCGGAGCAAACCGCGGCGCGGGCCGGGCGGGAGATGACAATCGGGTTTGTTATTTGCTCCAGTTCCCGCCATGGGAGAACCTGCCCGACGCCCAGCCCGCAGGCCGCAAGGCATTTCCGGTCGTAGCGGGCAGATTTTTCCGAAGTCGCGCAGACGCCACTCCGGTTGTTTGGACAGCGCGCACAGATCCGATCCGTCCCGCTGGTCAAAATGACCCGCTGGTCCGGGTTTTTCCGCAGATACCTTTGAATTCCGGCCATTCCCGCCACAAAATCATCGCCATACCCTCTGCCGATAAAAAAACGCAGGCAGAGGGCGTGATGCGGCCGCAGAGGGAGAAAAAATCTGTTCATGCCGCGCCGGCGCTGTGGCTCAGGCGTCCGTAAACAGCGCTGAGCCGGACGGAAACCACAACTGCGACCGCGATCTTCAGAGCATCCCCGACGAGGAATGGAAACACGCAGAGCGTCAGGGATTCCCAGAGGGCCCGTTTCGTGACGATCATAAACCAGGCGGTGCCAAGAAAATAGCAGACCGCCATTCCCACCGCCATGGATACCGCAAGCGAAAACGGCCTGCGCCCTGTCAGGCCCGTCATCAAGCCGATCAACCACGCGGTTGCGGCGTAGCCCACAATATAGCCGCCCGTCGGACCGGCGATGATTCCGATCCCGCCGCTGAATCCGGCAAAAACAGGCAGCCCCGCGGCGCCCAGAAGAATGTAAATCATCTGGCTGACCAGTCCGCCGCGCGCGCCGAGAATCCCGCCCGCCAGAAACACGGAAAACGTCGCAAGATTGATCGGCACCGGGCCGATCGGAATGGAAAACTGCGAAAGAACGGCGGTCAGCGCGGCGAACATCGCACAGGCCAGCAGTTCGAATGTCTTTTTTCCCTTCATACCAGATCTCTCCTTTTCTATAAGTATAAGAACTCTTCTTCCTATTGTCAACCATAAATTATTATTCGGTTTACAATAGGGCCGTTTTCCCGGGAAGTCTTCCGTTTTTCGGCAGACCCCTCTTCCGCAATAAACGGATATCCCTCATGCCGCAAGCGTCAAAATAAAAAGCAGGATCCCTCTTTTCGAGGCGTCCCGCATCATATTTAATGTTCGCCCCCGGCCCGCGCGCCGCCGAGGGAGAAATACCGTGATCTTATCGCAACACGGCTAGGCCGCATTTTTCTGTCTTTTGCTGCGTTTATGGGACATAGAAAACAATAAAAAAAACAGCCACCCTATTGGATGACTGCTTTCTGTGTCGGCGCCACCTATTGTCCCGGGCCGTTACCAGCCAAGTATCTTCGGCGCAGATGAGCTTAACTTCCGTGTTCGGAATGGGAACGGGTGTACCCTCATCGCAATCGGTACCAACTTGTTTCGTGTTTTAGCGACTTGATTATAATACCACGGTTTCCGACAGAATGCAAGTATATTCTTTACTTTTTTCAAGTTTTTTTAATTTTGCTTCAAAAAAGAAGAATAAAAGAAGCTTGCCCCGTTTCCCCATTCCTTATTCATTTTCGCATTAATTTTCGCAGGAGGACAGAATGTTACGGCAGAAATAAAAGATCAAAAACGACACCAGGGTATTCCACAGAACAAGCGGCAAGGCGGCCAGCAGCGGAGCCGCGCCTTCAAACGAGGCCTTCATTGAAACCGCCGCTATCAGCGTCCCGGCGGCTCCCGGCAGAAGGATAAGGATCAGCAGAAGCATGTAAAGCATCATGACCGGGCCCCTGTTCGGCGCACTTCCCAGCACGCGCCGTCCCAACACGCTCCCCGCAGTAAACAGGAACCCAAACGAGGCATACGCGAGGATGCAGGCCAGCCCCGTGAAAGGGTTGGCGCGAAGGGCCGCACAGAGAACGGCAAAAACGGCCAGCCCGTCCGCCGCGGGACGGATCACCGTCGACAGACCGGCCCAGAACAGCTTCCGGAACGGATCCTCCGGCACCATGTAAAGGTACGGTTTCCCCAGCTCGCCGGACCAGTCCCCGGCGGCGCTTTGGAAAAATAGGACGTAAACGCTGAACCCGCATCCGGCGAGGAGCATCGCGTCCGCCGTCGCGGGGGCTGCATTTGATCTTCCGATCAGCGCCATCACACCGGCCGTCGCCAGGTTAATCAGCAAAAGGAT
This window contains:
- a CDS encoding DUF1284 domain-containing protein, whose translation is MNRFFLPLRPHHALCLRFFIGRGYGDDFVAGMAGIQRYLRKNPDQRVILTSGTDRICARCPNNRSGVCATSEKSARYDRKCLAACGLGVGQVLPWRELEQITNPIVISRPARAAVCSDCRWDSLCREQQEKFLL
- a CDS encoding biotin transporter BioY, which codes for MKGKKTFELLACAMFAALTAVLSQFSIPIGPVPINLATFSVFLAGGILGARGGLVSQMIYILLGAAGLPVFAGFSGGIGIIAGPTGGYIVGYAATAWLIGLMTGLTGRRPFSLAVSMAVGMAVCYFLGTAWFMIVTKRALWESLTLCVFPFLVGDALKIAVAVVVSVRLSAVYGRLSHSAGAA